The following coding sequences are from one Candidatus Eisenbacteria bacterium window:
- a CDS encoding peptidase S10, producing the protein MPEKTEKKSVTTTTEHPKAPPPQPVDHIVVTHHRATIGGRMIAYTVTTGTLVLKEESEKKGEQEGEAEGEKPKAQVFFIAYTLRDGGDPARRPVTFSFNGGPGSASVWLHLGVLGPKRVDLGEIGELPPPPFRLIDNDSSLLDETDLVFIDPVTTGYSRAVVGEKNKDFLAFKKDIESVGDFIRLYTTRYRRWLSPKFLIGESYGSTRAAGLSGYLQERHGLYLNGIMLVSCVLDFQTLDFQPMNDLPYVLFLPSYTATAWYHRRLSADLQKDLQATLRKAEAFARDEYAPALMRNDTLSARERSAVVAKLARFTGLSAEYIERTNLRVEIHRFTKELLRDQRRTVGRLDSRITGVDRDAAGDAIASDPSANNIIGPYTATFNDYVRGELRFESDLPYEILNFKTNEAWRFQEHENRFVEVAETLRRSISMNPHLKVFVANGYYDLATPYFATEYTFNRLGLEPSLRGNVTQGFYEAGHMMYIHRPSLVQMKRDLSRFLEGALAPGKGSRTRRAPRERSTGRRRR; encoded by the coding sequence ATGCCCGAGAAGACCGAGAAGAAGTCCGTCACCACGACGACCGAGCATCCCAAGGCTCCTCCACCGCAGCCCGTCGACCACATCGTGGTCACCCATCACCGGGCCACCATCGGCGGGCGGATGATCGCGTACACGGTGACGACGGGGACGCTGGTCCTCAAGGAGGAGTCCGAGAAGAAGGGCGAGCAGGAAGGCGAGGCCGAGGGCGAAAAGCCCAAGGCGCAGGTGTTCTTCATCGCCTACACGCTGCGCGACGGCGGCGACCCGGCGCGCCGGCCCGTCACCTTCTCCTTCAACGGCGGCCCCGGCTCCGCCTCGGTCTGGCTCCACCTCGGCGTCCTCGGCCCGAAGCGCGTCGACCTCGGCGAGATCGGCGAGCTGCCGCCGCCGCCCTTCCGTCTGATCGACAACGACTCTTCGCTGCTCGATGAGACCGACCTGGTGTTCATCGATCCGGTCACGACCGGCTACAGCCGGGCGGTGGTCGGCGAGAAGAACAAGGATTTCCTGGCCTTCAAGAAGGACATCGAGTCCGTCGGCGATTTCATCCGGCTCTACACCACGCGTTACCGGCGCTGGCTCTCACCCAAGTTCCTGATCGGCGAGAGCTACGGATCGACGCGTGCCGCGGGGCTGTCCGGGTATCTCCAGGAACGCCACGGGCTCTATTTGAACGGCATCATGCTGGTGTCGTGCGTGCTCGACTTCCAGACGCTCGACTTCCAGCCGATGAACGACCTCCCCTACGTGCTGTTCCTGCCCAGCTACACCGCGACCGCCTGGTACCACCGCCGGCTCTCCGCCGACCTTCAGAAGGACCTCCAGGCCACGCTGCGAAAGGCCGAGGCGTTCGCGCGCGACGAGTACGCGCCGGCGCTCATGAGGAACGACACCTTGTCGGCCCGCGAGCGGTCGGCGGTGGTCGCCAAGCTGGCCCGCTTCACGGGGTTGTCCGCCGAATACATCGAGCGCACGAATCTGCGCGTCGAGATCCACCGGTTCACCAAGGAGCTGCTGCGCGACCAGAGGCGCACGGTCGGACGTCTCGACAGCCGCATCACCGGGGTGGATCGCGACGCGGCCGGCGATGCGATCGCGTCCGATCCCAGCGCCAACAACATCATCGGGCCCTATACCGCGACCTTCAACGACTACGTTCGCGGCGAGCTGCGCTTCGAGAGCGACCTGCCTTACGAGATCCTCAACTTCAAGACCAACGAGGCGTGGCGATTCCAGGAGCACGAGAACCGTTTCGTCGAAGTGGCCGAGACGCTGAGGCGATCGATCTCCATGAACCCGCACCTCAAGGTGTTCGTGGCCAATGGCTACTACGATCTCGCGACGCCCTACTTCGCCACCGAGTACACGTTCAACCGCCTCGGCCTCGAGCCGAGCTTGCGCGGCAACGTGACGCAAGGCTTCTACGAGGCGGGGCACATGATGTACATCCACCGGCCGTCGCTGGTGCAGATGAAGCGGGACTTGTCGCGATTCCTCGAGGGTGCGCTCGCGCCCGGGAAAGGCTCACGGACACGTCGCGCTCCTCGTGAACGGAGCACGGGACGCAGGCGGCGGTAG
- a CDS encoding sigma-70 family RNA polymerase sigma factor, producing the protein MSGFPTTRRSVLLAARSDDDGERRRAYGAIVAVYWKPAYAYVRWHWKRPPEDARDLVQGFFAAAYEKGFLERYDPARARFRTWLRVCLDGHVSNHRQAESRAKRGGGEPLLSLDFEGAEAGLADRSASGLDPEALFEREWVRSLFEDAIAALRARCEAEDKTAHLRVFMRYDIEDHPQGQAPSYADLARELDLPVTQITNHLHWTRRVFRGLVLDRLRELTVDEAEFRSEARRLLGRETP; encoded by the coding sequence ATGAGTGGCTTTCCCACCACCCGGCGATCGGTCCTGCTCGCCGCGCGGAGCGACGACGACGGTGAGCGACGGCGCGCCTACGGAGCCATCGTCGCCGTGTATTGGAAGCCGGCGTACGCCTACGTGCGCTGGCACTGGAAGCGCCCGCCCGAGGACGCTCGCGACCTGGTCCAGGGCTTCTTCGCCGCCGCTTACGAGAAGGGTTTCCTCGAACGCTACGATCCGGCGCGCGCGCGCTTTCGCACCTGGCTTCGCGTCTGCCTCGACGGCCACGTGTCGAATCACCGCCAGGCGGAAAGCCGCGCGAAGCGCGGGGGCGGAGAGCCGCTGCTCTCGCTCGACTTCGAAGGCGCCGAAGCCGGCCTCGCGGATCGGAGCGCGAGCGGTCTGGACCCTGAGGCGTTGTTCGAGCGGGAGTGGGTGCGGTCACTCTTCGAAGACGCCATCGCCGCCCTGCGGGCGCGCTGCGAGGCCGAGGACAAGACCGCGCACCTGCGCGTCTTCATGCGCTACGACATCGAGGATCACCCGCAGGGACAAGCGCCGTCCTATGCCGATCTGGCTCGCGAGCTCGACCTTCCGGTCACCCAGATCACCAACCATCTCCATTGGACGCGACGAGTCTTTCGCGGCCTCGTGCTCGACCGGCTGCGCGAGCTGACGGTCGACGAAGCGGAGTTCCGCAGCGAAGCGCGTCGTTTGCTGGGACGCGAGACGCCATGA
- a CDS encoding serine/threonine-protein kinase has protein sequence MTRLHDRGIERLRQAIEAPDLEGSRYRIQEPLGKGGMGTVYLAEDLLLERPVAIKVLNIEGLSEEGVERMFREARTLARLEHPGIVPIHDLGRLPDGRVFYAMKRVRGERLDRHVSPATPLAERARLFLKLCEAVAFAHAAGILHRDIKPENVMVGEFGEVLILDWGVAKWASEARSSHRGTPAPTLPGPPAVRDTVAGTVLGTPAYMAPEQARGEAGRIDERTDVYGLGATLWFLLTGQPPGSGTAPRSSAMAAVCERAMAEDPEQRYPRVSELAEEVRRFLDDARVLAHREGPFELTARFVRRYRVAIGLVLAYVAVRALLLIRG, from the coding sequence ATGACGCGCCTCCACGACCGCGGCATCGAGCGGCTGCGCCAGGCGATCGAGGCCCCGGATCTCGAAGGCAGCCGCTACCGCATTCAGGAGCCGCTGGGGAAGGGCGGCATGGGCACCGTGTACCTGGCCGAGGATCTGCTGCTCGAGCGCCCGGTGGCCATCAAGGTGCTCAACATCGAGGGGCTGAGCGAGGAAGGCGTGGAGCGGATGTTCCGCGAAGCGCGCACGCTGGCGCGGCTCGAGCATCCCGGCATCGTGCCGATCCACGATCTCGGCCGACTGCCGGACGGCCGCGTGTTCTACGCCATGAAGCGCGTGCGAGGAGAGCGGCTCGATCGCCATGTGAGTCCGGCGACGCCGCTGGCCGAGCGGGCTCGCCTGTTCCTCAAGCTGTGCGAAGCGGTGGCCTTCGCCCACGCCGCGGGGATCCTCCACCGCGACATCAAGCCCGAGAACGTCATGGTCGGGGAGTTCGGCGAGGTTCTGATCCTCGACTGGGGCGTGGCCAAGTGGGCGAGCGAAGCGCGAAGCTCGCACCGAGGGACGCCTGCTCCCACTCTTCCCGGACCACCTGCGGTGCGCGACACCGTGGCCGGCACGGTCCTCGGGACGCCCGCCTACATGGCGCCCGAGCAGGCGCGAGGCGAGGCCGGCCGCATCGACGAGCGCACCGACGTCTACGGTCTCGGCGCGACGCTGTGGTTCCTTCTCACGGGGCAACCGCCGGGGTCCGGCACAGCGCCCCGATCGAGCGCGATGGCGGCGGTGTGCGAGCGGGCCATGGCCGAGGATCCGGAGCAGCGTTATCCACGAGTCAGCGAGCTGGCAGAGGAGGTTCGCCGCTTCCTCGACGACGCCCGGGTGCTGGCGCATCGCGAGGGGCCATTCGAGCTCACTGCGCGCTTCGTACGCCGCTATCGGGTGGCGATCGGACTGGTGCTGGCCTACGTGGCGGTGCGGGCGCTGCTGCTGATCCGCGGCTAA
- a CDS encoding DUF2277 domain-containing protein has translation MCRNIKTLFNFEPVASDEEVNAASLQFVRKISGFTKPSRANQEAFDRAVVDVAAVARRLIDSLVTTSPPRDRETEAALAKERSLRRFGPRV, from the coding sequence ATGTGCAGGAACATCAAGACCCTATTCAACTTCGAGCCCGTCGCCAGCGACGAGGAAGTGAACGCCGCCTCACTCCAGTTCGTCCGCAAGATCAGCGGCTTCACCAAGCCTTCGCGGGCGAATCAGGAGGCCTTCGATCGCGCGGTCGTGGACGTCGCCGCGGTGGCTCGGCGCCTGATCGACTCCCTGGTCACGACATCGCCCCCGCGGGATCGTGAGACCGAAGCCGCGCTGGCCAAGGAGCGCAGCCTGCGCCGTTTTGGCCCACGCGTGTAG
- a CDS encoding YebC/PmpR family DNA-binding transcriptional regulator, which yields MGRIFETRKATMFARWDKMSKAFARIGKEITIAVKAGGPSPENNPALRRIIQNARAINMPKDKVEAAIKRASGQGGASYEEILYEGYAPHGVAMLVETATDNPTRTVANVRACFNKVGGNMGATGSVGFQFRRMGVFRLNPSGIQPEALELELIDHGLEEMGESAGEKGEPQLVIRCSFAEFGHLQKALEDRGITPVSAESEFIPQNPMVLPDDKATEVLKLVDLLEQDEDVQRVFHNLG from the coding sequence ATGGGACGCATCTTCGAAACTCGCAAGGCGACGATGTTCGCGCGCTGGGACAAGATGTCCAAGGCGTTCGCGCGCATCGGCAAGGAAATCACGATCGCGGTCAAAGCCGGCGGACCGAGTCCCGAGAACAATCCGGCGCTGCGCCGCATCATCCAGAACGCCCGCGCGATCAACATGCCCAAGGACAAGGTCGAGGCTGCGATCAAGCGCGCCTCCGGCCAGGGCGGAGCCAGCTACGAAGAGATCCTCTACGAAGGTTACGCGCCGCACGGCGTGGCGATGCTGGTCGAGACCGCCACGGACAATCCGACGCGGACCGTGGCGAACGTGCGTGCGTGCTTCAACAAGGTGGGCGGCAACATGGGCGCCACCGGCAGCGTGGGCTTCCAGTTCCGGCGGATGGGGGTGTTCCGGCTGAACCCCTCGGGCATCCAGCCTGAAGCGCTCGAGCTCGAGCTGATCGACCACGGGCTCGAGGAGATGGGAGAGAGCGCGGGAGAGAAGGGAGAGCCTCAGCTGGTGATCCGCTGCTCGTTCGCGGAGTTCGGACACCTGCAGAAGGCGCTCGAGGACCGGGGCATCACCCCGGTCTCGGCCGAGTCCGAGTTCATTCCGCAGAACCCCATGGTGCTGCCGGATGACAAGGCGACCGAGGTGCTCAAGCTGGTCGACCTTCTGGAGCAGGATGAAGACGTCCAGAGGGTCTTCCACAACCTGGGGTAG